A single window of Acanthopagrus latus isolate v.2019 chromosome 1, fAcaLat1.1, whole genome shotgun sequence DNA harbors:
- the LOC119028922 gene encoding microsomal triglyceride transfer protein large subunit encodes MLTLVVLLLCTASCVSASAKGGAAGPRLNNNQLYKFSYTTEVLVDKARGSKEGSAGYKISSDVDVNLVWRDPSSKDDQLIQLAISNVRIDPATHRSEKKNVLHGSTAESVLGKTKLAALTKPFMVHLRNGKAKAFYSFWAEPATIKNMKRGLASLLQVQLRTGKAVENDVSGRCTVEYKAAQGQVTRTKILETCKTAESGFTTHSQVLGVSKKSSSVTVFTLEDGFIRSAVAEETHSLAVNSRRSAAAKVVSRQTLTLVGTEAGPQEAAGKDVTGVVKSINAKFAAVGIMAEKVKSQCKGCPSLFEHWQAQQKQLEPASLSKATAPRSFLALIQSIRKASKDEILKVLKSASKTTLPQVVDAVTSSQTEASLDAMLEFLNFTDAKGLVLQERFLYACGFSSHPNERMLQALLDISKGKFGSTDIKESVVIIMGALVHKLCQKGGCDLPAVVQAKKLILAGPDSTQVESEVQMYLLALKNSMLPEAIPIFSKFAESEVGAYSTIALTALQRYDVKLMTDEVKQTVNRVYHQNRRIYEKNVRAAAADVILSSNPSYIEVKNLLLSIGNLPREMNKYMLSKIQDIVRFQLPASKVIQKAMKDMNSANYDRFSKVGSSSAYSGFMAQSADVTSTYSLDILYSGSGILRRSNMNIYGASKGAMLHGLQVAIEAQGLESLIAATPDEGEEDLESFAGMSALLFDVQLRPVTFFKGYSDLMSKMFSMTGEPMNVVKGLILLTDHSEVITLQSGLKANAEFQGGLAIDISGGMEISLWYRESKTSVNNRGALVVTGNVTVDMDFMRAGVEVSFETEASLDFITTVQFSEYPFLVCMQMDKATFPFSEHLTKYESLSSGKSVVSRKSKKQLVPGSEFPLHQENSNMCKKVFDSNW; translated from the exons ATCTCAAACGTGAGGATCGACCCTGCGACCCATCgatcagagaagaagaacgtCCTCCATGGGTCCACGGCTGAAAGTGTGTTGGGCAAGACCAAACTGGCAGCTCTGACAAAACCTTTCATGGTGCACCTGAGAAATGGAAAG GCAAAAGCATTTTACTCCTTCTGGGCCGAACCTGCAACCATCAAGAACATGAAAAGAGGGCTGGCCAGCTTGCTGCAAGTACAGCTCAGGACTGGGAAGGCTGTTGAG AATGACGTGTCTGGAAGGTGCACAGTCGAGTACAAAGCAGCCCAAGGTCAAGTGACGAGAACCAAGATCCTGGAGACATGTAAGACAGCAGAGAGCGGATTCACCACACACAGTCAG GTCTTGGGTGTAAGCAAGAAGTCCAGTTCTGTTACAGTGTTCACGCTTGAAGATGGTTTCATCCGCTCAGCCGTGGCTGAAGAGACACACTCACTGGCCGTCAACTCCCGGAGATCTGCCGCGGCTAAAGTTGTTTCCAG GCAAACACTCACACTGGTCGGGACAGAGGCTGGACCacaggaggctgctgggaaagaCGTGACTGGGGTTGTCAAGTCGATCAATGCAAAATTTGCTGCCGTTGGTATTATGGCAGAGAAGGTCAAATCCCAGTGCAAGGGATGTCCATCA CTTTTCGAACATTGGCAGGCTCAACAGAAGCAGCTGGAGCCGGCGAGCCTGTCCAAAGCCACGGCTCCTCGCAGCTTCCTGGCCCTCATCCAGAGCATTAGGAAGGCGTCCAAGGATGAGATCCTCAAAGTGCTGAAGAGTGCCAGCAAGACAACTCT ACCTCAGGTGGTGGATGCTGTGACCTCCTCCCAGACCGAAGCGTCTCTGGACGCCATGCTTGAATTCCTTAACTTCACAGATGCCAAAGGTTTGGTTCTGCAGGAGAGGTTTCTCTATGCGTGTGGCTTCTCTTCACATCCCAATGAGAGGATGCTCCAGGCACTGCTG GATATTTCAAAGGGAAAGTTCGGCAGCACTGACATTAAGGAGTCTGTGGTGATCATTATGGGAGCCCTGGTCCACAAGCTGTGTCAGAAAGGAGGTTGTGACTTACCG GCGGTGGTGCAGGCTAAGAAGCTAATTCTAGCCGGTCCTGACAGCACACAGGTGGAGTCTGAGGTCCAGATGTACCTTCTGGCTCTGAAGAACTCGATGCTTCCCGAGGCCATTCCCATCTTCTCCAAATTCGCGGAGTCAGAGGTGGGAGCTTACAGCACCATCGCCCTCACAGCTCTGCAGAGATACGACGTCAAGCTCATGACCGACGAG GTTAAGCAGACAGTGAACAGGGTTTACCACCAGAACCGACGGATCTATGAGAAAAACGTGAGAGCTGCTGCCGCTGACGTCATCCTCAGTAGCAACCCGTCATACATAGAGGTCaaaaatctgctgctgtctATTGGAAACCTGCCTCGTGAGATGAACAAGTACATGCTGTCCAAGATCCAGGACATTGTCCGCTTCCAGCTGCCTGCCAG caaaGTTATACAAAAAGCTATGAAGGACATGAATTCGGCCAACTACGACCGATTCTCAAAAGTTGGGTCGTCGTCTGCGTACTCAGGATTCATGGCGC AATCTGCCGATGTGACCTCCACATACAGTTTGGACATCCTGTATTCAGGCTCTGGGATCTTGAGGAGgagcaacatgaacatttacGGTGCTAGTAAAGGAGCAATGCTACATGGACTACAG GTTGCGATCGAAGCCCAGGGTTTGGAGTCACTGATCGCTGCCACACCCgatgagggagaggaagacCTGGAGTCGTTCGCTGGGATGTCAGCTTTGCTCTTTGACGTCCAGCTGCGGCCCGTCACCTTCTTCAAGGGTTACAGTGACCTCATGTCCAAAATGTTCTCCATGACAGGGGAGCCCATGAATGTGGTGAAGGGTCTGATCCTGCTGACTGATCATTCTGAG GTGATCACACTGCAGTCTGGTCTGAAGGCAAATGCAGAGTTCCAGGGAGGATTAGCCATCGACATCTCTGGAGGCATGGAGATCAGCCTGTGGTACAGGGAGTCCAAGACCAGCGTTAACAACAG GGGAGCGTTAGTGGTCACTGGGAACGTTACAGTGGACATGGACTTCATGAGAGCGGGTGTGGAGGTCAGCTTTGAAACAGAGGCATCGCTGGACTTCATCACCACTGTCCAGTTTTCTGAATATCCCTTCCTGGTGTGCATGCAGATGGACAAAGCTACCTTTCCATTCAG tGAGCACCTGACCAAGTATGAGAGTTTGTCATCGGGGAAGAGCGTCGTGTCACGCAAGAGCAAGAAACAGCTCGTCCCCGGTTCTGAGTTCCCTCTTCACCAGGAGAACTCAAACATGTGCAAGAAGGTTTTTGACTCCAACTGGTAA
- the LOC119029690 gene encoding uncharacterized protein C4orf54-like: MEAAEETLTYRDVTGLHRKLLPEDKEKDTADGEGRAAESNYVDLDMKPDGAKTVKVTFTGEGNQLSVAKGDGSKHGEQDKEGGIISEEQLKDKPVSGESPLETLTKLPDADQDLENETQLEASECSEHVCSESEELQYTDMYLNSKTESDDGASAVLSDHCGSDTVEDESHYITTHEIQLTELDHDVDYDLGRGTCWDFEDNNLVYSFVDYASFESDDTQEGTLILEGRSKANAQSNLGGAVVSTEQDDSDLCDSDKCASSDESVFKNRGGDANAGKIHLSIKTSSRSLNEPVSSFDNSTCGHAKHFGDRSHFSFVSSGARAGPLCDRTQYFIPAPGRQHLATKLRRKDINEYSSGASSSISELDDADKEVRNLTAKSFRSLACPYFDAINLSTSSESSMSEYGLNKWSAYVDWNYGNISRGRERSVIAHKTSSATVEMNKTVDSKRHGKSNAGMKTPQTKMYALNRRSTSQQSSCSSKNIELTDPAQPKQRGVTLNFRCNVVAPEGARRPKCIKKARPSEVSGTVLAGSGCETQYHHTESSGDTHKRAVFASSLLKNVISKKMQFEQERKMERGEIRDTYPALSPSFPFKDQERSQGRGLQRQTSESGSAFTVNSADDQHLEGSRPASCEPAEEQRSDKAADDSEKPQVEPEKAPLGHSRSSAFNSVKEDEPAPVKESEPTCSAAKEGLDTSSMLTKLLFVPSCQLLSKEKDLTEDAPAAPQKCEKEFKTGNNGNIIGKQEDEKGGKTPEIKICLRSVKENKGCTLNIANLLTPKISFNTVNAFRAAGDAKCHIMSASDKTPNFTVRDIRDTKCKFQTPIYHVRDVRKLVKSSYRFVSLENSDGKCSTAADKTEEKAAKEPVKHVLPSPIVIKCHSVKTNAKQQAAEASQKQSEASETSHSDVTTVRAPNASKQLNPDPSDVQPNADTKPTKQKFAGEMAERRNEPTIPKQAALEKLKAAVKTMEQLYVFDRNEWKRKTQAPQPVTDSHVLSLIAREEQGAEEPDADRVAAGKPQEDRGALNIIHVPYDKDAFKTQSPQTFSNKSILHFGNKARVSISSVSSSGPQGSTLQTSPAARSSNAPVAPLSVKIEPSKKNGQVEQGKVRIIPSNPTVADSENYLTIPGLGYTNEIKLLNREPVSRDIKTPEQKKSPLIMEYPASSIYHHPGVTTLPPAQQQVLCFSPSIPAVSPTPSAGETQRKMLLDPTTGHYYLVDTPIQATTKRLFDPETGQYVDVPMPHSPVAPVAPVTPVPLSLSPLALSPGAYAPTYMIYPGFIPSPTLAAQAVLPQSPCHSEDAGGEKVKGARSPRAETNATGGESAYYSATGEAPLQLPVSSGHVTARGGAVSSDRKPVISITTPQGPRIIAPPSFDGTTMSFVVEHR, translated from the coding sequence ATGGAAGCAGCGGAGGAAACTCTCACTTACCGAGATGTCACCGGACTTCACAGGAAGCTGCTCCCAGAGGACAAGGAGAAGGACACCGCGGACGGTGAGGGCCGCGCCGCCGAGTCCAACTATGTGGATCTGGACATGAAACCGGACGGCGCAAAAACCGTGAAAGTAACTTTCACGGGCGAGGGGAACCAGCTGTCCGTGGCGAAGGGCGACGGCTCAAAACACGGGGAGCAGGACAAGGAGGGGGGGATCATTTCAGAAGAGCAGTTAAAGGACAAGCCCGTGTCGGGTGAGTCTCCTCTGGAAACTCTGACCAAACTCCCCGACGCCGATCAGGACTTGGAGAATGAGACGCAGCTCGAGGCGAGCGAGTGCAGCGAACACGTGTGCAGCGAGAGCGAGGAGCTCCAGTACACCGACATGTATCTGAACAGCAAGACGGAGTCGGATGATGGTGCCAGCGCGGTGCTGTCCGACCACTGCGGCTCCGACACGGTGGAGGACGAGTCTCACTATATCACGACGCACGAGATCCAGCTGACCGAGCTCGACCACGACGTCGACTACGACCTGGGCCGCGGGACCTGTTGGGACTTTGAAGACAACAACCTGGTCTACTCGTTTGTGGATTACGCGTCTTTTGAGAGCGACGACACGCAGGAGGGGACCCTGATACTGGAGGGCAGGAGCAAGGCGAACGCGCAGTCTAATCTCGGCGGAGCGGTTGTCAGCACCGAGCAGGATGACAGTGATCTCTGCGACTCGGACAAGTGCGCCAGCTCCGATGAGAGCGTGTTTAAAAACCGCGGCGGAGACGCAAATGCGGGCAAGATTCACCTGTCGATCAAAACGTCGTCCAGGTCGCTGAACGAGCCCGTCAGCAGCTTTGACAACAGCACCTGTGGCCACGCAAAACACTTCGGAGACAGGAGCCACTTCTCTTTTGTGAGCTCTGGCGCCAGAGCGGGGCCCCTGTGCGACAGAACCCAGTATTTCATCCCTGCTCCGGGCCGTCAGCACCTTGCAACCAAACTCAGACGGAAAGATATTAATGAGTATTCCAGCGGAGCGTCCAGCTCTATCAGCGAGCTGGATGACGCTGATAAAGAGGTGCGTAATCTAACCGCCAAGTCTTTCCGGAGCTTGGCATGTCCATACTTCGATGCCATTAATCTTAGCACCTCCAGCGAGTCCTCCATGTCGGAATATGGGCTAAATAAATGGTCAGCTTATGTGGACTGGAATTATGGAAACATATCTCGGGGGAGAGAGCGGAGCGTAATTGCGCACAAGACTTCCAGCGCGACTGTGGAAATGAATAAGACTGTGGACAGTAAGAGGCATGGTAAGTCTAATGCCGGCATGAAAActccacaaacaaaaatgtacgCACTGAACAGGAGGTCAACTTCTCAACAATCTTCCTGTTCCAGCAAAAATATCGAGCTGACAGATCCCGCTCAGCCGAAGCAGCGCGGAGTCACGCTGAATTTCCGTTGTAATGTTGTCGCGCCTGAAGGCGCCAGACGTCCGAAATGCATCAAAAAGGCACGACCCAGTGAGGTCAGTGGGACTGTGTTGGCCGGGTCGGGGTGTGAGACGCAGTATCATCACACAGAAAGTTCGGGGGACACGCACAAAAGAGCAGTTTTTGCATCGAGTCTTTTGAAAAACGTGATTTCCAAAAAGATGCAGTTTGAACAGGAGCGCAAAATGGAGAGGGGCGAAATCCGTGACACGTACCCAGCGCTGTCTCCGTCGTTTCCGTTCAAAGATCAAGAGAGGAGTCAGGGGAGAGGCTTGCAAAGACAGACGTCAGAATCAGGCTCGGCATTCACCGTTAACTCCGCTGACGATCAACACCTGGAGGGCAGCAGGCCCGCTTCCTGTGAgccagcagaggagcagaggagcgaCAAGGCAGCAGACGATTCAGAAAAGCCACAGGTTGAGCCTGAAAAAGCTCCGCTGGGCCACAGTCGGAGCAGCGCGTTCAATTCGGTGAAAGAAGATGAGCCAGCACCCGTGAAGGAGTCTGAGCCCAcatgttcagcagctaaagagggATTAGACACCAGCAGCATGTTGACCAAACTGCTTTTTGTTCCAAGCTGCCAGCTCCTTTCAAAAGAGAAGGATTTAACAGAGGatgcacctgctgctccacagaaatgtgaaaaggaGTTCAAAACGGGCAATAATGGAAACATAATAGGTAAACAGGAAGACGAGAAAGGCGGGAAAACCCCTGAGATCAAAATATGCCTGAGAAGCgtgaaggaaaacaaaggcTGCACGCTGAATATCGCCAACCTGTTAACCCCTAAAATAAGTTTCAACACCGTTAACGCATTCAGGGCAGCGGGCGATGCCAAGTGCCACATCATGTCTGCGTCAGACAAAACCCCAAACTTCACTGTTAGAGACATACGAGATACAAAATGCAAGTTCCAAACACCGATTTATCACGTCAGAGATGTCCGGAAGTTGGTTAAGAGTTCATATCGTTTTGTTTCTTTGGAAAATAGCGATGGTAAATGTTCCACGGCCGCCGATAAAACCGAAGAAAAGGCCGCAAAGGAGCCGGTAAAGCACGTACTGCCGTCTCCTATTGTCATTAAATGTCACTCCGTGAAAACAAACGCGAAACAGCAGGCGGCTGAGGCGTCGCAGAAACAGTCAGAGGCGTCAGAGACGTCTCACAGTGACGTCACGACAGTCAGGGCACCGAACGCGTCCAAGCAGCTCAACCCCGACCCGTCAGACGTTCAGCCAAATGCCGACACCAAACCAACGAAACAGAAGTTTGCGGGCGAGATGGCCGAGAGGAGAAACGAGCCCACGATACCGAAACAGGCCGCGCTAGAGAAACTCAAGGCTGCCGTCAAAACGATGGAGCAGCTTTACGTTTTCGACAGGAACGAGTGGAAGCGCAAAACTCAGGCGCCGCAGCCAGTCACCGACAGCCACGTGCTGTCGCTGATAGCGCGCGAGGAGCAGGGCGCGGAGGAGCCGGACGCCGACAGGGTCGCCGCCGGCAAACCTCAGGAAGACAGAGGGGCTCTGAATATCATACACGTCCCCTATGACAAAGACGCGTTCAAAACACAGTCCCCGCAGACGTTTAGCAACAAGAGCATCCTTCATTTTGGCAACAAGGCACGCGTCAGCATCAGTTCGGTCAGCAGCTCTGGTCCGCAGGGTTCCACGCTGCAGACGTCACCGGCCGCAAGGAGCTCCAACGCGCCTGTGGCTCCGCTATCGGTGAAAATAGAGCCCTCGAAAAAGAATGGCCAGGTGGAGCAGGGGAAGGTCAGAATAATTCCCAGTAATCCCACTGTAGCAGACTCTGAGAACTATTTGACCATACCGGGGCTGGGGTACACGAATGAAATCAAGCTGCTGAACCGAGAGCCGGTTTCAAGGGATATCAAGACACCGGAGCAGAAGAAGTCTCCGTTAATCATGGAGTACCCCGCCTCGAGCATCTACCATCACCCGGGGGTGACAACGTTGCCTCCAGCGCAGCAGCAGGTGCTGTGCTTCTCCCCTTCCATCCCGGCTGTGTCGCCAACTCCTTCTGCCGGAGAGACCCAGCGCAAGATGCTCCTGGACCCCACTACAGGACATTACTACCTGGTGGACACCCCCATACAGGCCACCACCAAGAGACTGTTTGACCCCGAGACGGGTCAGTACGTGGATGTACCCATGCCCCATTCCCCCGTGGCACCCGTTGCCCCTGTCACCCCCGTGCCTCTCTCTTTGTCCCCCCTGGCACTGAGCCCAGGAGCCTACGCCCCCACCTACATGATCTACCCGGGCTTCATCCCCTCGCCCACACTGGCAGCCCAGGCGGTGTTGCCGCAGTCGCCGTGTCACTCTGAGGACGCAGGTGGTGAAAAGGTGAAAGGCGCGAGAAGCCCAAGAGCGGAAACTAACGCGACAGGTGGCGAGAGCGCGTATTACAGCGCGACAGGTGAGGCTCCGTTGCAGCTACCTGTGAGCTCGGGACACGTGAcagccagaggaggagcagtgagctcagacaggaagccagtCATCAGCATCACAACGCCACAAGGTCCAAGAATAATCGCCCCGCCCTCCTTCGATGGAACAACGATGAGTTTTGTAGTGGAGCATCGGTGA